From Glycine max cultivar Williams 82 chromosome 11, Glycine_max_v4.0, whole genome shotgun sequence, the proteins below share one genomic window:
- the LOC100775454 gene encoding uncharacterized protein At5g41620: MPSCHYTTNNNLNSKTRKRGCSSSSSSSLVRRYRFKRAILVRKKGGSSTPVPMWKTKTSSSPSVPTQQQQQHMKPLLHSSGSMLPSKDKELSVSARKLAATLWEINDLPPSRVKKEFEVDQLRGFKEKVRGREKKSVRLSRSGLLRPQMSDPSHSPASERMKGLEGDNSCKRRVSGFSHQLLSGDYYLDALDAHSSANFIEEVENQPRSEKNRGKGTGGVKNRLKEARSGLSTSKKLLKVLNQMCLREQQTSSMPLVLALGSELDRVCHQIDQLIHEQRSNQNDVEFVMKHFAEEKAAWKRRERERIHDAIKHVAEELAVEKKLRRQTERLNKKIAKEMASVKASHLKASKELEREKRAKEILEQICDELAKGIGEDRAQVEELKRESAKVREEVEKEREMLQLADVLREERVQMKLSEAKYQFEEKNAFLEKLRTELEDFMRTKDGQNEDVSPESKKIKDLESYFKNVCRGFQNEEKEDDSDVENDVGHEGDDDSDDSDLHSIELNMDDDSKGYKWSFACENVAQDKRFSIGKESIGRKSFSEKIQWGSICFNKGTSSGRKRDFSINIQEVSDHFDPDRSIEFLSQALIQDDKDETQSNRSNQGLHDTMSCANSDKRNSLLLTLQCAGGEAGENALALEVDNLKHEVAGKNLDVKNFDSVS, encoded by the exons ATGCCCTCTTGTCATTACACCACCAACAACAACCTCAACAGCAAGACTAGGAAACGAGGTTgttcctcctcttcctcttcctctttggTAAGAAGATACCGTTTCAAGAGAGCTATTTTGGTTAGGAAGAAAGGAGGGTCGAGTACTCCAGTTCCCATGTGGAAGACCAAAACAAGTTCTTCTCCTTCTGTTCctactcaacaacaacaacaacacatgAAGCCTTTGTTGCATTCTTCTGGCTCCATGTTACCCTCCAAGGACAAAGAACTTTCTGTTTCTGCCAGAAAACTCGCTGCTACATTGTGGGAAATCAATGATTTGCCTCCTTCGAGGGTGAAGAAGGAGTTCGAGGTTGATCAACTGAGAGGCTTCAAGGAGAAGGTTAGAGGCAGAGAGAAGAAGAGTGTGCGGTTGTCCAGATCGGGCCTGTTAAGGCCACAGATGTCAGATCCGTCGCATAGTCCTGCCTCAGAG aGAATGAAGGGGCTTGAAGGGGATAATAGCTGCAAGAGAAGAGTATCAGGGTTTTCTCATCAGCTTCTGTCTGGTGATTACTATTTGGATGCTCTTGATGCTCATAGCAGTGCCAATTTTATTGAG GAGGTAGAAAATCAGCCAAGAAGTGAGAAGAATCGCGGAAAAGGCACGGGTGGTGTTAAGAATCGTCTGAAGGAGGCTAGAAGTGGCCTATCTACATCAAAGAAGCTTCTAAAGGTGCTAAATCAAATGTGCCTTAGAGAGCAGCAAACATCAAGCATGCCTCTTGTCTTGGCTCTGGGGAGTGAGCTTGATCGAGTGTGCCACCAAATTGATCAGCTGATCCACGAACAGCGCTCGAACCAGAACGATGTTGAGTTTGTCATGAAGCATTTTGCAGAAGAGAAGGCTGCTTGGAAAAGAAGAGAACGAGAAAGGATTCATGATGCCATAAAACACGTGGCTGAAGAGCTTGCGGTGGAGAAGAAGTTGAGGAGGCAAACTGAAAGGCTGAACAAGAAGATTGCCAAAGAAATGGCTAGTGTAAAAGCTTCCCATTTGAAAGCATCCAAAGAGCTTGAAAGGGAGAAGCGTGCTAAAGAGATTCTTGAGCAAATTTGTGATGAACTTGCCAAAGGCATTGGGGAGGACAGAGCACAGGTGGAGGAACTTAAAAGGGAATCGGCTAAAGTTCGTGAGGAGGTGGAGAAGGAAAGGGAGATGCTTCAGTTAGCTGATGTTTTGCGCGAGGAGAGAGTTCAGATGAAGCTTTCAGAGGCTAAGTATCAGTTTGAGGAGAAAAATGCTTTCCTAGAAAAGCTGAGAACTGAGCTTGAGGACTTTATGAGGACTAAAGATGGACAAAATGAGGATGTTTCTCCcgaaagtaaaaaaatcaagGATCTTGAGTCTTATTTCAAAAATGTCTGTAGGGGATTCCAGAATGAAGAGAAGGAGGATGATTCGGATGTTGAAAACGATGTAGGGCATGAGGGAGATGATGATTCAGATGACAGTGATCTCCATTCCATTGAATTAAACATGGATGATGACAGCAAAGGCTACAAGTGGAGTTTTGCTTGTGAAAATGTTGCTCAAGATAAGAGGTTTTCAATTGGCAAAGAAAGTATAGGGAGGAAGTCTTTCTCTGAGAAAATTCAGTGGGGAAGTATTTGCTTCAACAAGGGGACATCAAGTGGTAGGAAGAGGgacttttctataaatattcaGGAAGTTTCTGATCATTTTGATCCTGATAGGTCAATTGAATTTCTCTCACAAGCTCTGATACAAGATGATAAAGATGAAACTCAGAGCAATAGGTCTAATCAGGGGCTCCACGACACTATGTCATGTGCCAATTCGGATAAGAGAAATAGTCTACTATTAACTTTGCAGTGTGCTGGTGGAGAAGCTGGGGAAAATGCTCTTGCCTTGGAGGTTGACAATTTGAAGCATGAAGTTGCAGGAAAAAATCTGGATGTTAAGAATTTTGATAGTGTTAGTTAG
- the LOC100305746 gene encoding putative photosystem I subunit O, producing the protein MTTTFATVAGLGGALLSSTSSRLTSGFVKSPVIARNPLRQAVAMGNGRITCFERNWLRADYSVIGFGLIGWLAPSSIPAINGKSLTGLFFESIGAELAHFPSPPALTSSFWLWLVTWHLGLFIVLTFGQIGFKGRTEDYF; encoded by the exons ATGACAACCACCTTCGCGACCGTCGCAGGACTCGGTGGCGCATTACTGTCATCCACCTCATCTCGTCTCACCTCAG GGTTTGTGAAATCCCCAGTGATTGCTAGGAATCCCTTGAGGCAAGCTGTGGCAATGGGAAATGGGAGGATTACATG ctTTGAGAGGAATTGGCTGCGGGCAGATTACAGtgtgattgggtttgggttgATTGGTTGGCTAGCACCCTCAAGCATACCGGCTATCAACGGTAAAAGTCTGACTGGCCTCTTCTTTGAGAGCATTGGTGCTGAGCTTGCTCACTTTCCCAGCCCTCCTGCCCTTACTTCGTCCTTTTG GTTATGGCTGGTTACGTGGCACCTTGGCTTGTTCATTGTCCTCACTTTTGGGCAAATTGGATTCAAGGGAAGGACTGAAGACTACTTTTGA